One segment of Takifugu rubripes chromosome 5, fTakRub1.2, whole genome shotgun sequence DNA contains the following:
- the LOC115249838 gene encoding uncharacterized protein, translated as MALGVLQVSWICLLLFHGSCASVTGYVRKDDKNIVEDEDDALPLGSGNQPAHAGASASRASAARWPSWVKKSKTKSSLLDVEKLANARPVAWVQERPDQPLVFPLNKNQNTTPLPASTGSGSRPDWQVKPVGSGSHTGFNAGSNVGVDDSRLVYKYPSQGSGAPSGQGSPSQKPGGDDKVSQWYRLAESGLPPQQVKEMVRPFRTISSRQSGYKPYEGSISRQQKVNSQLLLQKPRDGFAPPPPKHIIQLSNAFQNYRQSYRMSRYDPDFDASQLEGFSGVGPAVQPADSQYFMKPQWVKT; from the exons ATGGCTTTAGGAGTCCTGCA GGTTTCCTGGATTTGTCTTCTGCTGTTTCATGGCAGTTGTGCTTCAGTGACAG GATATGTAAGGAAAGATGACAAAAACATtgttgaggatgaagatgatgcgtTGCCCTTAGGCTCAGGGAACCAGCCGGCTCATGCTGGAGCCTCGGCCAGCAGGGCCAGTGCAGCACGCTGGCCGAGCTGggtaaagaaaagcaaaaccaaGTCCAGTCTCCTTGACGTTGAGAAACTCGCAAATGCAAGGCCGGTGGCGTGGGTGCAGGAGCGTCCTGATCAGCCGCTAGTCTTTCCCCTCAACAAGAACCAGAACACCACCCCTCTGCCTGCATCTACAGGTTCTGGGAGCCGTCCTGACTGGCAAGTGAAACCAGTTGGCAGTGGAAGCCACACTGGGTTCAACGCCGGCTCAAACGTGGGGGTTGACGACAGCCGTCTTGTTTACAAGTACCCCTCTCAGGGCAGTGGGGCTCCGTCAGGCCAAGGCAGCCCCTCCCAGAAACCAGGGGGAGACGACAAAGTGAGCCAATGGTATCGGCTGGCTGAAAGCGGCTTGCCACCGCAGCAAGTGAAGGAGATGGTCCGGCCATTCAGAACCATCTCCTCTCGTCAGTCTGGGTACAAGCCATACGAGGGGAGCATCTCCCGGCAACAGAAGGTCAATAGCCAACTGCTTCTCCAGAAGCCGCGGGATGGCttcgctcctcctccaccaaaaCATATCATCCAGTTATCAAATGCCTTCCAGAATTACAGGCAGTCTTACAGGATGTCAAGATACGACCCGGACTTCGACGCTTCCCAGCTTGAAGGCTTTAGTGGAGTTGGTCCTGCGGTTCAACCAGCAGATTCTCAATACTTCATGAAGCCCCAATG GGTCAAGACGTAA